A single region of the Polyangiaceae bacterium genome encodes:
- a CDS encoding exonuclease: MTYVMVDIEADGPIPGDYSMVCFGAVVVDGDLSRTFYGKLRPISDRFVPEALAVSGFSREETLAFADPSAEMQRFSDWLAKECPGRKIFIADNNGFDWQFINWYFHHFLGENPFGFSSQNLGSLYKGLVKDVTKNFKHLRKTAHTHDPVDDALGNAEALLHMRQEMGLSMPLD, translated from the coding sequence ATGACGTACGTGATGGTCGACATCGAGGCCGACGGCCCGATCCCCGGTGACTACTCCATGGTCTGCTTTGGCGCCGTCGTGGTGGACGGAGACCTCTCGCGCACCTTCTACGGCAAGCTGCGACCCATCTCGGATCGCTTCGTCCCCGAGGCCCTGGCCGTGAGCGGCTTCTCGCGAGAAGAGACCCTCGCTTTCGCAGACCCAAGCGCGGAGATGCAGCGCTTTTCCGACTGGCTCGCCAAGGAGTGCCCGGGTCGGAAGATCTTCATCGCCGACAACAACGGCTTCGATTGGCAGTTCATCAACTGGTATTTCCACCACTTCCTCGGTGAAAACCCCTTCGGCTTCAGCTCTCAGAACCTGGGCTCGCTGTACAAGGGCCTGGTCAAGGACGTCACCAAGAACTTCAAGCACCTGCGGAAGACCGCCCACACCCACGACCCCGTGGACGACGCCCTGGGCAACGCGGAGGCGCTGCTCCACATGCGCCAAGAGATGGGCCTGTCCATGCCCCTCGACTGA